Proteins found in one Abyssibius alkaniclasticus genomic segment:
- a CDS encoding 3-deoxy-D-manno-octulosonic acid transferase — translation MAAERWGRASVARPNGGQLVWIHSSTIGDSIAVLRVLKQLLENDDQLHFVLTTQSSNARAVLQPMLPPRVFHQLIPCEYRPAIARFLSHWRPDLVVWTESELWPSILDMLASRNLRRVIINGRLSAKSYRGYRRFARTMRYLLGGFDWAQVQNAESAKNLIALGCAKGRVELVGSTKEASPRLAVKIEELDKFRAQTGARPCWLAASSHQPEFETIHAAQCLIKQQVPEMLLLHVPRHPEDGYLILEAARKVGLSAAARSSGAEITSNLDVYCCDTLGEMGLWHSLTSICFVAGSLCDVGGHNPFEAVAFQNAVIHGPEVSNFPDVYTRYDAAGAAIKVHDAQSLATAVLQLMHPIAYLAQTLAADAERAIGAASFQRTCTRLGAQIALIKAS, via the coding sequence ATGGCAGCCGAGCGCTGGGGTCGAGCCAGTGTCGCCCGACCAAATGGGGGGCAACTTGTCTGGATTCATTCATCAACGATTGGAGATTCAATAGCAGTGTTACGAGTTTTGAAACAGCTGCTTGAAAATGACGACCAGTTACATTTTGTGCTGACCACGCAAAGCAGCAATGCGCGTGCTGTTTTGCAACCAATGTTACCTCCCCGCGTTTTTCATCAATTAATTCCGTGCGAATACCGTCCGGCCATTGCGCGTTTTTTGAGCCACTGGCGGCCGGATTTAGTTGTTTGGACAGAGTCCGAACTTTGGCCCTCAATTTTGGATATGCTCGCCAGCCGCAATTTGCGACGCGTAATTATTAACGGGCGACTTTCTGCAAAAAGCTATAGAGGCTACAGGCGATTTGCACGCACCATGCGCTATCTGCTTGGTGGATTTGATTGGGCGCAAGTGCAAAATGCAGAAAGCGCCAAAAACCTCATAGCCTTAGGTTGCGCGAAGGGGCGGGTAGAGCTTGTGGGCTCGACCAAGGAAGCTTCGCCAAGGTTGGCTGTTAAGATCGAAGAATTAGACAAATTCCGTGCTCAAACTGGTGCACGGCCATGTTGGCTGGCTGCATCAAGCCATCAGCCAGAGTTTGAAACAATTCACGCAGCACAGTGTTTGATCAAGCAACAAGTGCCTGAAATGTTGTTGTTGCATGTCCCGCGGCACCCCGAGGATGGCTATCTTATCTTGGAAGCGGCGCGTAAAGTTGGGTTGAGTGCAGCAGCGCGGAGCTCGGGTGCAGAAATCACTTCAAATCTCGATGTGTATTGCTGCGATACACTTGGCGAAATGGGGCTTTGGCATAGCCTAACGTCCATCTGTTTTGTGGCTGGGTCACTTTGCGATGTCGGTGGTCACAATCCGTTTGAGGCGGTAGCGTTTCAAAATGCGGTTATCCACGGCCCAGAGGTCAGCAATTTTCCCGATGTTTATACGCGCTATGATGCCGCTGGAGCTGCAATCAAAGTTCACGATGCTCAATCATTGGCTACAGCAGTTCTTCAGCTTATGCACCCCATAGCATATTTAGCCCAAACGCTTGCGGCCGATGCAGAACGCGCAATAGGCGCAGCGTCATTCCAGCGCACCTGCACGCGCCTAGGTGCGCAGATTGCGTTGATAAAAGCGAGCTAG
- a CDS encoding peptidase has product MTYCVGLLLNAGMVLLADTRTNAGVDNIATYQKMFTFEEPGERVIVIMTAGSLSVSQNVIARLQEDIADPDVAPENCIMGTKSMLTVAQIIGDKLADVSHDINQRMARMSQAASASMLVAGQRKGGVARMFHIYPEGNFIEAAADTPYLQIGEHKYGKPLLDRVITPETSLEDGRKAVLLSMDSTLRSNLSVGMPLDLAIVRDGECKIASQERIEADDPAFRAMSEAWSKALRDSFSAI; this is encoded by the coding sequence ATGACATATTGTGTTGGTCTGCTGTTGAACGCCGGAATGGTGCTGCTGGCCGATACCCGCACCAATGCGGGCGTTGACAATATTGCAACCTATCAAAAAATGTTCACCTTTGAAGAGCCGGGCGAGCGGGTGATTGTGATCATGACGGCGGGCAGCCTTTCGGTGTCGCAAAACGTGATTGCGCGGCTTCAGGAAGATATAGCCGACCCCGATGTCGCGCCGGAAAACTGCATCATGGGCACCAAATCCATGCTGACCGTGGCGCAGATCATTGGCGACAAGCTGGCCGATGTCAGCCATGACATCAACCAGCGCATGGCGCGGATGAGCCAGGCGGCCAGTGCATCAATGCTGGTGGCAGGCCAGCGCAAGGGCGGTGTGGCGCGGATGTTCCATATCTATCCTGAGGGCAATTTCATCGAGGCTGCGGCCGATACACCCTATCTGCAGATCGGCGAGCATAAATACGGCAAGCCGCTGCTGGACCGGGTGATCACGCCCGAAACCTCGCTGGAAGACGGGCGCAAGGCGGTGCTGCTGTCGATGGATTCAACGCTGCGCTCCAACCTTTCGGTCGGGATGCCGCTGGACCTTGCGATAGTGCGCGACGGCGAGTGCAAGATCGCATCGCAAGAGCGGATCGAGGCCGACGACCCCGCGTTCCGCGCCATGTCCGAGGCCTGGTCGAAGGCGCTGCGCGACAGTTTCAGCGCGATATAG
- a CDS encoding transglutaminase family protein, producing MLLTVSHSTTYSYATPQKRIVQSYRLLPSLCANQKVLAWDIAVGDATLTAPIAEGNGDRIMTMTAAGPVSALKIEVRGQIETQDFAGVLKDHTESISPLAYLRETQLSKPDATMRARAAEIAASQAGGTPLELAHALAGATYAAIAYLPGSSQAGDSAASAWAAGRGVCQDQAQALIALARCCGLPARYVIGYLFADAAGNSHEASHAWAELHVAGLGWVGFDVANACCPDDRYIRLGSGLDAADGAPIRGVAFGAGAEGMDINLSVSADQ from the coding sequence ATGTTGCTGACAGTTTCGCATTCCACGACCTACAGCTATGCCACGCCGCAAAAGCGCATTGTGCAAAGCTACCGGCTGCTGCCCTCGCTTTGTGCCAATCAAAAGGTGCTGGCATGGGATATTGCCGTGGGCGATGCCACGCTGACCGCGCCGATTGCCGAAGGCAATGGCGACCGGATCATGACGATGACCGCCGCAGGCCCGGTTTCTGCGCTGAAAATCGAGGTGCGCGGGCAGATCGAAACGCAAGACTTTGCCGGGGTGTTGAAAGACCACACGGAAAGCATAAGCCCGCTGGCCTATCTGCGCGAAACGCAACTGAGCAAACCGGATGCAACCATGCGCGCCCGCGCCGCCGAGATTGCCGCAAGCCAGGCCGGTGGCACCCCGCTGGAGCTGGCCCATGCGCTGGCGGGGGCAACCTATGCCGCCATAGCCTATCTGCCCGGCAGCAGCCAGGCGGGTGATAGCGCCGCCAGCGCCTGGGCGGCGGGCAGGGGCGTGTGCCAGGACCAGGCCCAGGCGCTGATTGCGCTGGCGCGGTGCTGCGGCCTGCCCGCGCGCTATGTGATCGGCTACCTGTTTGCCGATGCGGCGGGCAATAGCCACGAGGCCAGCCATGCCTGGGCCGAGCTGCATGTGGCCGGGCTTGGCTGGGTCGGGTTTGATGTGGCCAATGCCTGTTGCCCCGATGATCGTTATATCCGGCTTGGATCGGGCCTTGACGCGGCCGATGGGGCGCCTATACGCGGAGTTGCGTTCGGCGCAGGCGCCGAGGGTATGGACATCAACCTGTCGGTCAGCGCCGACCAGTAA
- a CDS encoding alpha-E domain-containing protein: MLSRTAESLYWAARYMERTDATARLLEVGYRMAMMPTAAGGHANEWESVLAAAGAAQGFADQFDAATKSDTAEFLIFDEANPSSIRNCLRAARNNLRAARTAVTSEVWEAVNESYLRLLEMEAQRALSLPELCDWTKRQSAVLRGAFSTTQLRSDGYDFFNLGYYVERADNTARLLDVKYYVLLPTIDMVGGEIDRFQWLTLLRALSAHRAFHWAYGGDISPEQVAHFLILNPSSPRSLLFCAEQIDRHLKHLSLANGGRTPADDFAADMFEALGTARIDAIMAQGVHDFLTGCIERNAKLHRLIGESYLFGAM, translated from the coding sequence ATGCTTAGCCGAACCGCAGAAAGCCTGTATTGGGCCGCGCGCTATATGGAGCGCACCGACGCAACCGCGCGGCTGCTTGAGGTGGGCTATCGCATGGCGATGATGCCCACGGCGGCGGGCGGCCATGCGAATGAGTGGGAATCGGTGCTGGCGGCGGCGGGGGCGGCACAGGGTTTTGCCGACCAGTTCGATGCCGCAACCAAAAGCGATACGGCCGAATTTCTGATTTTCGACGAGGCGAACCCGTCTTCCATCCGCAACTGTTTGCGGGCGGCGCGCAACAATCTGCGCGCCGCCCGCACGGCCGTAACGTCGGAAGTGTGGGAGGCGGTGAACGAATCCTACTTGCGCCTGCTGGAGATGGAAGCGCAGCGCGCCCTGTCTTTGCCCGAGCTGTGCGATTGGACAAAGCGCCAATCGGCCGTGTTGCGCGGCGCGTTTTCCACCACGCAATTGCGCTCGGACGGCTATGACTTTTTCAACCTTGGCTATTATGTCGAGCGCGCCGATAACACCGCGCGGCTGCTCGATGTGAAATATTACGTTCTGCTGCCGACGATCGACATGGTGGGTGGTGAGATTGACCGCTTTCAATGGCTGACCTTGCTGCGCGCGTTGTCTGCGCATCGGGCGTTTCACTGGGCCTATGGCGGCGATATCTCGCCCGAACAAGTGGCGCATTTCCTGATTTTGAACCCGTCTTCGCCCCGCTCCCTGCTGTTTTGCGCCGAGCAGATTGACCGGCATTTGAAACATCTGTCGCTTGCCAATGGCGGGCGCACCCCTGCCGATGATTTTGCCGCCGATATGTTCGAGGCGCTTGGCACCGCGCGAATTGACGCGATCATGGCGCAGGGCGTGCATGATTTTCTGACCGGCTGCATTGAACGCAATGCCAAGCTGCACAGGCTGATCGGTGAATCCTACCTGTTCGGGGCGATGTGA
- a CDS encoding circularly permuted type 2 ATP-grasp protein, producing the protein MDKPAFFNEMYDGEALRPAYAHIVELFSKYAPDELALKKAEAETIFRRLGITFAVYGEENNAERLIPFDMMPRVFLESEWRRLERGVKQRARALNAFLWDVYHRGEIIRSGRIPAELVYQNAAYEPSVVGITPARKIYSHIIGIDLVRTGLGEFYVLEDNCRTPSGVSYMLENREIMMRMFPNLFHRARVQPIDDYPDALRRTLKSVAPAKCEGEPCAVILTPGAFNSAYYEHSFLADQMGLELVEGSDLFVDGEFCYMRTTRGPKRVDVIYRRIDDAFLDPLCFNPTSLVGVPGLMNVYRSGGVQICSAPGAGVADDKAVYTYVPEMIRFYLGEEPILKNVPTWMCHKPDDLTYVLENLKDLVVKEVHGSGGYGMLVGPASTKAEVEAYAGRIKSDPAAFIAQPTLALSTSPTFVDSGLAPRHVDLRPYCLVGDKVTLVPGGLTRVAMREGSLVVNSSQGGGVKDTWVIADDA; encoded by the coding sequence ATGGATAAACCCGCCTTTTTCAATGAAATGTATGATGGCGAGGCGCTGCGCCCGGCCTATGCGCATATTGTCGAACTTTTCTCGAAATACGCGCCCGACGAGTTGGCACTGAAAAAAGCCGAGGCTGAAACGATTTTCCGCCGGCTTGGCATTACATTTGCGGTTTATGGCGAAGAGAACAACGCCGAGCGGCTGATCCCGTTTGATATGATGCCGCGGGTGTTTCTGGAAAGCGAATGGCGGCGGCTGGAGCGCGGGGTAAAGCAACGCGCCCGCGCGCTGAACGCTTTTTTATGGGATGTCTACCATCGGGGTGAGATCATCCGCTCGGGGCGGATTCCGGCGGAACTGGTTTATCAGAACGCGGCTTACGAGCCTTCGGTGGTGGGGATAACGCCGGCGCGCAAGATCTATTCGCATATCATTGGCATTGACCTTGTGCGCACGGGTCTTGGCGAGTTTTACGTGCTGGAGGATAATTGCCGCACGCCTTCGGGCGTTTCTTACATGCTGGAAAACCGCGAAATCATGATGCGGATGTTTCCCAACCTGTTCCACCGCGCGCGGGTGCAGCCGATTGACGATTACCCCGATGCGCTGCGCCGGACGCTGAAATCGGTTGCGCCCGCCAAATGCGAGGGCGAGCCCTGCGCGGTGATCCTTACGCCGGGGGCGTTCAATTCCGCCTATTACGAGCATTCCTTTCTGGCCGACCAGATGGGGCTGGAACTGGTGGAAGGTTCGGATTTATTCGTCGATGGCGAATTCTGCTATATGCGCACCACGCGCGGCCCCAAGCGGGTGGATGTGATCTATCGGCGGATTGATGATGCGTTTCTCGACCCGCTCTGCTTCAACCCGACCTCGCTGGTGGGTGTGCCGGGGCTGATGAATGTCTACCGCTCCGGCGGGGTGCAGATATGTTCCGCCCCCGGTGCTGGCGTGGCCGATGACAAGGCGGTTTACACCTATGTGCCCGAGATGATCCGCTTTTACTTAGGTGAAGAGCCGATCCTGAAGAACGTGCCCACATGGATGTGCCACAAGCCCGACGATCTGACCTATGTGCTTGAAAACCTGAAGGATCTGGTTGTGAAAGAGGTGCATGGTTCGGGCGGCTACGGCATGTTGGTTGGCCCCGCTTCAACCAAGGCCGAGGTGGAGGCCTATGCCGGGCGCATCAAATCCGACCCCGCAGCGTTTATAGCCCAGCCAACGCTGGCGCTGTCGACCAGCCCGACCTTTGTGGACAGCGGGCTTGCGCCACGCCATGTGGATTTGCGGCCCTATTGCCTTGTGGGTGATAAGGTTACGCTGGTGCCCGGCGGGCTGACACGGGTGGCCATGCGCGAAGGCTCGCTCGTGGTGAATTCCAGCCAGGGCGGTGGTGTGAAAGACACATGGGTGATTGCCGACGATGCTTAG
- a CDS encoding GNAT family N-acetyltransferase: MSDPVTYHHLGPADMSLLLRVPEGVFDNPIDPIQAAAFLGDPRHEMVLALVNGSPVGMGSAVIMLHPDKPPAGFINEVGVLESHRRQGIASALCAALFTRLRGRGCHGIWLATEHDNIAARALYMHLKGRETTEIVVYDWDGAMDAEAGSGSGTGKTTS, from the coding sequence ATGAGCGATCCGGTCACATACCACCACCTTGGCCCCGCCGATATGAGCCTGCTTCTGCGCGTGCCCGAAGGCGTGTTCGACAACCCGATCGACCCCATACAGGCGGCCGCCTTTCTGGGCGATCCGCGCCACGAAATGGTGCTGGCATTGGTCAATGGCTCACCCGTGGGCATGGGCAGTGCGGTTATCATGCTCCACCCCGACAAACCCCCGGCGGGCTTCATCAACGAGGTTGGCGTGCTGGAAAGCCACCGCCGCCAGGGCATCGCAAGCGCCTTGTGCGCGGCACTTTTCACCCGGCTGCGCGGGCGCGGCTGCCACGGAATCTGGTTGGCCACCGAACACGACAATATCGCCGCGCGCGCGCTTTATATGCATCTGAAGGGGCGCGAAACCACCGAGATTGTCGTCTATGACTGGGATGGCGCGATGGATGCCGAGGCCGGTTCCGGTTCCGGGACCGGAAAAACCACATCATAA